A single window of Nostoc sp. KVJ3 DNA harbors:
- a CDS encoding pentapeptide repeat-containing protein — translation MPQDFSGRNLQGRNFKGRKDLAGANFSYTDIRSADFTGANLTGANFSRWSYRTKIMNKPLPYNYDK, via the coding sequence ATGCCCCAAGACTTCTCCGGTCGAAATCTCCAAGGACGCAACTTCAAAGGGAGGAAAGACCTTGCGGGTGCGAACTTTAGCTATACAGATATTCGCAGTGCAGATTTTACAGGGGCGAATCTAACAGGTGCAAACTTTAGCCGTTGGAGTTATAGAACTAAAATTATGAACAAACCACTACCTTATAATTATGATAAATAA
- a CDS encoding NACHT domain-containing protein — MLPLLDGLDEVAPERQNLCVRQINGFLAGESAPRYAVVCSRIEEYENYKTTLQLNGAVYLKGLSDQQIQNYLTKVRRQELWDLIARSPELLAFLRTPLLLSIAVLTYPQNTTEQWQQLQTANDQLQYLLDGYVEQMLHRPFEIESSPYRRRIPPTPRQTLHWLIWLAWQMEKVNQTEFLIREIPPYIVFYILPLDQQKKYWVIVGLIGGFVGGLGVELIYGWMPGLSVGLILGMGVGLSGGLNARPNGGLIALMRLPILMMRCLCVRLTDGLVCWLSFGLIFGLVMGLPLGLFTMMNGLIYGLPLLGIPSWSFLGLFIGLFGGLFGGLSLGLLFGVQFLLVGMLGMSDDYAQHFMLHLFLYQSKLIPWNYARFLDYCTERLFLQRVGGRYRFIHKLLQDHFAQMEFKRK; from the coding sequence GTGCTGCCCCTTCTGGACGGATTGGATGAGGTGGCTCCAGAACGGCAGAATTTATGTGTTCGGCAGATCAATGGCTTTCTGGCTGGAGAATCTGCACCGCGCTATGCGGTGGTGTGTAGCCGGATTGAAGAGTACGAGAACTACAAGACTACTCTGCAATTAAACGGGGCGGTTTACTTGAAAGGGTTGAGCGATCAACAAATTCAGAACTACCTGACCAAGGTTAGACGGCAGGAGTTATGGGACTTGATCGCCCGCAGTCCCGAATTGTTAGCGTTCCTGCGTACCCCTTTGTTACTCAGTATAGCAGTACTTACCTACCCTCAAAACACAACGGAACAATGGCAGCAATTGCAGACCGCAAACGATCAACTTCAGTACTTGCTGGATGGGTATGTGGAGCAAATGTTGCATCGGCCGTTTGAGATTGAGAGCAGTCCCTATCGCAGGCGCATACCACCTACGCCCAGACAGACTCTTCACTGGTTAATCTGGCTGGCATGGCAAATGGAAAAGGTTAATCAAACAGAGTTTTTGATTAGGGAGATCCCCCCTTACATTGTGTTCTATATACTTCCGCTTGATCAACAAAAGAAGTATTGGGTGATTGTTGGACTAATTGGTGGGTTTGTAGGAGGGCTAGGTGTTGAGTTGATTTATGGGTGGATGCCTGGGTTGAGTGTTGGACTGATTTTAGGAATGGGTGTTGGACTGAGCGGTGGGCTGAATGCTAGACCGAATGGTGGACTGATTGCTTTGATGCGTCTCCCGATTTTGATGATGCGCTGCCTGTGTGTTCGACTGACAGATGGACTAGTGTGTTGGTTGTCTTTTGGGCTGATATTTGGGCTGGTTATGGGGCTGCCTCTTGGACTTTTTACAATGATGAATGGACTAATTTATGGGCTGCCTCTTCTTGGGATACCTTCATGGTCTTTTTTGGGGCTGTTTATAGGGCTGTTTGGAGGGCTGTTTGGAGGGCTGTCTTTGGGGCTATTATTCGGGGTGCAATTCCTGCTTGTTGGAATGCTTGGAATGAGTGACGATTATGCCCAACACTTTATGTTGCATCTTTTTCTTTACCAAAGCAAACTCATCCCCTGGAACTATGCCCGTTTCCTCGACTACTGCACCGAGCGATTATTCCTCCAGCGTGTTGGTGGTCGTTACCGCTTCATCCACAAACTGCTGCAAGACCACTTCGCTCAAATGGAGTTCAAACGGAAATAG
- a CDS encoding IS630 family transposase (programmed frameshift), whose protein sequence is MAKKYIVDLNEDEVSQLQAIIKKGKHKARTITRANILLMAAEGETDQAIASIVRAHVATVQRIREKFVIGGLDFALKDEVHPPKPKKLDEKQEAFLIATACSNPPVGRVRWTMQLLADHLVNVGIIDSISDETVRQTLKKNEIKPWLKEQWCIPEVNAEYVFRMEDVLDLYNEPYDPKRPVVCFDERPYQLVEEVRLPLPPEPEQPERYDFEYKRKGTVNLFACFQPLAGWRHIEVTERRTKADFAKQMKNLVDVCYRDADVIRLVVDNLNIHTPSALYEVFPPEEARRIIQKLEFHYTPKHASWLNQVEIELSVLSRQCLERRIPNAETLTSEIAAWEKQRNQQKASVYWGFQTKDARRKMQRLYPNLT, encoded by the exons ATGGCAAAAAAGTACATTGTTGACTTGAATGAAGATGAAGTTTCTCAGCTACAAGCAATAATTAAAAAAGGTAAGCACAAAGCAAGAACCATAACCCGTGCAAACATTCTTCTGATGGCTGCTGAAGGAGAAACGGATCAAGCGATCGCTAGCATAGTTAGAGCGCATGTTGCAACAGTGCAACGAATACGAGAAAAATTCGTCATTGGAGGGTTAGATTTTGCTTTAAAGGATGAAGTTCATCCACCAAAACCTAAAAAGTTAGATGAAAAACAAGAAGCATTTTTGATTGCAACAGCTTGTTCTAATCCACCAGTTGGAAGAGTACGTTGGACAATGCAATTATTAGCAGATCATTTAGTGAACGTTGGTATCATAGATTCAATCTCAGATGAAACAGTACGTCAAACTTTAAAAAAAA ATGAAATCAAGCCTTGGTTGAAAGAACAATGGTGTATTCCTGAAGTTAACGCAGAATATGTTTTCCGAATGGAAGATGTGCTGGATCTATACAATGAGCCTTATGATCCTAAACGCCCTGTAGTCTGCTTTGATGAACGTCCATACCAATTAGTAGAAGAAGTAAGGCTTCCTTTGCCACCAGAGCCGGAGCAGCCTGAACGTTATGATTTTGAGTATAAACGTAAGGGGACAGTAAATTTATTTGCATGTTTTCAACCCTTGGCAGGCTGGCGGCATATCGAAGTTACAGAACGTCGAACTAAAGCCGATTTTGCTAAACAGATGAAAAATTTAGTAGATGTTTGTTACCGAGATGCTGATGTTATTCGTTTAGTAGTTGATAACTTGAATATTCATACGCCCAGTGCATTATACGAAGTTTTTCCACCAGAAGAAGCACGTCGAATTATTCAAAAATTAGAGTTTCACTATACTCCTAAACACGCTTCTTGGCTGAATCAAGTAGAAATTGAATTATCTGTTTTATCTCGCCAATGTTTAGAACGGCGTATTCCTAATGCAGAAACATTAACTTCTGAGATTGCCGCTTGGGAGAAACAACGTAATCAGCAAAAAGCTAGTGTCTATTGGGGTTTTCAAACCAAAGACGCTCGCCGAAAAATGCAGCGTTTATATCCGAATTTAACCTAG
- a CDS encoding NACHT domain-containing protein, producing MSQPPDNFEQQPDVNSTQQADSSISQNVVQGNQNRAVQGNDNQAVLGDGNTVVQGNNNLMFVIKELIFGQQTTPVGNPERPKNERILLAAVKEEVTARLRQSLHNAVLINLGKESQPQQVKRPWDAEIKIGLKPAVPLSDTTTILEVFDSQEIAGKLLILGEPGAGKTTTQLELARELIKRAEEQPDYPVPILLNLSSWQNKRPKLEKWLISELKSKYGVRPSISKQWLESRLILPMLDGLDEVSLHQQPFCVEAINQFLKNENRPPYLVVCSRIENYNAYTNLLLLNGAISLHGFTNSQIQLFLERVELDNFWNFLHNNSVLLELLSNPLLLSVTILVFPQLSENDWKQITSSENFRQRLLDAYIHQMFTRSLKQSLFKQESLPTIKETCLKLCWVAQNIQLQGRSDFLIEDMQPDLLSKSYQKVLYRLILVVLCGIIGQFISWVIILLVITLNLAFNDKKDNQKHHINSFEDIKSIIEQDIKQAEEYLKSGNSSKWLVAMLIIAFCVIATASSSCNSLLEFAKTNLLVFIYINEIQYFCKNIDFIFNCSGFIIGAMTGFNIGLKRIETLEYLKFPLKKEEFKRFGNGFIKGFIYGLSSGISRGRDIVSGFIILVSAIVLIISLIIAASSGFWYLILIAFLVPILILILGLVLGLALGLVRGFILGLILGLRVDVNSKFYPNQGIKESAKNSIYIAVILIIAICIPFFSDALVSWILAVYFLPITDGFGGLACIQHLALRITLWQSGYIPWNYARFLNYCTERLFLQRVGGRYRFIHKLLQDHFAQMEFKRN from the coding sequence ATGAGCCAGCCGCCTGATAACTTTGAACAACAGCCTGATGTAAATTCAACGCAGCAGGCTGATAGTTCTATATCTCAAAATGTAGTTCAGGGGAATCAAAACCGAGCCGTTCAGGGTAATGATAACCAAGCTGTTCTGGGGGATGGTAATACAGTAGTTCAGGGTAATAACAACTTGATGTTCGTCATCAAGGAATTAATCTTTGGGCAGCAGACAACACCAGTAGGCAACCCTGAACGACCAAAGAATGAACGGATATTATTAGCCGCAGTCAAGGAAGAAGTTACAGCACGGTTAAGACAATCTCTACACAATGCTGTGCTGATTAATTTGGGTAAAGAATCACAACCGCAACAAGTAAAACGCCCTTGGGATGCTGAGATAAAAATTGGTTTAAAACCTGCTGTACCTCTCTCAGATACCACAACAATTTTAGAAGTTTTTGACTCACAAGAAATTGCAGGTAAACTGTTAATTTTAGGTGAACCAGGAGCAGGTAAAACAACCACGCAATTAGAACTAGCACGAGAATTAATTAAACGTGCCGAAGAACAACCAGATTATCCTGTTCCTATTTTACTTAACTTATCTTCATGGCAAAATAAGCGTCCGAAGCTGGAAAAATGGTTAATCTCAGAACTAAAATCAAAGTATGGTGTTCGACCTAGTATAAGTAAGCAATGGTTGGAATCCCGTCTGATTTTACCAATGCTAGATGGATTAGATGAGGTGTCACTGCATCAGCAACCATTCTGTGTTGAAGCAATTAACCAGTTTCTTAAAAATGAGAATAGACCCCCATATCTAGTAGTTTGTAGTCGAATTGAAAATTATAACGCATACACAAATCTACTCCTTCTTAATGGAGCAATTTCTTTGCATGGTTTTACTAACTCCCAAATTCAGCTTTTTCTTGAAAGAGTTGAACTAGATAACTTCTGGAATTTTCTTCATAACAACTCTGTTCTGCTAGAATTACTTAGCAATCCACTCTTGCTTAGTGTAACTATCTTAGTCTTTCCTCAGCTTTCAGAGAACGATTGGAAACAAATAACTTCTAGTGAAAATTTCAGGCAGAGACTACTGGATGCGTACATCCATCAAATGTTTACTCGCAGTCTTAAGCAAAGTTTATTTAAACAGGAATCTCTGCCTACGATTAAGGAAACTTGTTTAAAACTATGCTGGGTAGCTCAGAATATTCAATTGCAAGGTAGGTCTGACTTTTTAATTGAAGATATGCAGCCTGATCTATTAAGTAAGTCTTATCAGAAAGTATTGTATAGATTAATATTAGTAGTTTTATGCGGAATTATCGGACAATTTATAAGTTGGGTAATTATATTATTAGTAATAACCCTGAATTTAGCCTTCAATGATAAAAAAGATAATCAAAAACATCATATTAATTCTTTTGAAGATATTAAAAGTATAATTGAACAAGATATTAAACAAGCTGAAGAATATTTGAAAAGTGGAAATTCATCAAAATGGCTAGTCGCAATGTTAATCATCGCTTTTTGTGTAATAGCTACAGCTTCCTCTTCATGTAATAGTTTATTAGAATTTGCTAAAACGAATCTATTAGTTTTTATTTATATAAATGAAATACAATATTTTTGCAAAAATATTGACTTTATATTTAATTGTAGTGGATTTATTATAGGCGCTATGACTGGATTCAATATTGGTTTAAAAAGAATAGAGACTCTTGAATATTTAAAGTTTCCTTTGAAAAAGGAGGAGTTCAAGAGATTTGGGAATGGATTCATCAAAGGTTTTATTTATGGATTAAGCTCAGGTATATCTCGTGGAAGAGATATTGTATCTGGTTTTATTATCCTCGTATCAGCCATAGTATTGATTATTTCACTAATAATAGCAGCAAGCTCTGGATTTTGGTATTTGATACTAATAGCATTTCTAGTACCGATTTTGATATTAATCTTAGGTTTAGTGCTTGGGTTGGCTCTAGGTCTAGTGAGAGGGTTTATACTTGGTTTAATTCTAGGTTTACGAGTAGATGTAAATAGCAAGTTTTACCCAAATCAAGGAATTAAGGAATCTGCTAAAAACTCTATTTATATAGCTGTTATTTTGATAATTGCAATATGTATACCCTTTTTCTCAGATGCACTTGTTTCATGGATTCTTGCTGTGTACTTTCTACCAATTACTGACGGTTTCGGTGGACTTGCTTGTATTCAACATTTAGCATTACGTATTACTTTATGGCAAAGCGGCTACATCCCCTGGAACTACGCCCGTTTTCTCAACTACTGCACAGAGCGCCTATTTCTTCAACGTGTTGGTGGTCGCTATCGCTTCATCCACAAACTACTGCAAGACCACTTCGCCCAAATGGAGTTTAAACGAAATTAG